A genomic window from Algoriphagus sp. Y33 includes:
- a CDS encoding helix-turn-helix transcriptional regulator, which produces MRLKNISLNYGLRIFKALSEEPRVRIFHLLMLNKELSISDFELILDFTQTKTSRHLIYLKNAGLLGSKRVDQWVFYYILEEYMEIIQQIFKFIQKDPSLLKDQETFEILKSNRELAINKIQNNQYRR; this is translated from the coding sequence ATGCGGCTAAAAAATATCAGTTTAAACTACGGGCTTAGAATATTCAAAGCACTATCAGAAGAGCCTCGCGTCAGGATTTTTCATTTGCTTATGCTCAACAAGGAACTTTCAATTTCAGATTTTGAATTGATTTTGGATTTTACTCAGACTAAGACGAGTAGGCATCTCATTTATCTGAAAAACGCAGGGCTTCTGGGAAGCAAGCGGGTAGACCAATGGGTTTTTTATTACATACTGGAGGAGTACATGGAAATCATTCAGCAGATTTTTAAGTTTATACAAAAAGACCCGAGCCTCCTGAAGGATCAAGAAACTTTCGAAATCTTAAAATCCAACCGGGAGCTTGCAATCAACAAAATACAGAACAACCAATACCGACGTTAA
- a CDS encoding YjjG family noncanonical pyrimidine nucleotidase, translating into MKTYQHLFFDLDHTLWDYDRNVQESLSELFLHYKLEKLGILSSQSFIDSFYAVNFKLWNAYDKGEMHKEELRTTRFPRIFEHAGVMDAVIPEDFEGDFMHRTSSKPHLFPHTIEILDYLKPKYKLYVITNGFDESQSKKMNSSGLSDYFELVVTSETTGHKKPDPKIFQYAMEQAGASKENSLMIGDSPVSDIQGAHGAGIDQVFFNPLGKTIHLKPTYTISHLKELEAIL; encoded by the coding sequence TTGAAAACTTACCAACATCTATTCTTCGATCTTGATCACACACTTTGGGACTATGATCGAAATGTCCAAGAATCCCTTTCCGAGCTTTTTCTTCATTACAAACTTGAAAAACTGGGGATTTTATCTTCTCAATCTTTTATAGATTCCTTTTATGCGGTGAATTTCAAACTTTGGAATGCCTATGATAAAGGAGAAATGCACAAGGAAGAGCTTAGGACAACCCGTTTTCCAAGAATTTTTGAGCATGCGGGGGTTATGGATGCGGTAATTCCGGAAGATTTCGAGGGAGATTTTATGCACAGAACTTCCTCTAAGCCTCACTTATTTCCCCACACGATAGAAATTCTCGATTACCTCAAGCCTAAATATAAGCTTTATGTGATCACGAACGGATTTGATGAAAGCCAGTCTAAAAAAATGAATTCCTCGGGCTTGAGTGATTATTTTGAGTTGGTCGTGACATCCGAGACCACAGGACACAAAAAGCCGGATCCGAAGATCTTTCAGTATGCAATGGAGCAAGCCGGTGCTAGTAAGGAAAATAGCCTTATGATAGGAGATAGCCCTGTTTCTGATATTCAAGGCGCACATGGAGCAGGTATAGATCAGGTGTTTTTCAACCCACTCGGAAAGACTATCCATTTGAAGCCCACTTATACTATTTCACATTTGAAAGAACTGGAAGCCATTCTTTAG
- the pruA gene encoding L-glutamate gamma-semialdehyde dehydrogenase: protein MLKGFFNVPTPVNEPVKAYAPGSPERKELQAALESARSQQVDVPMYIGSDEIRTGNTHKLSPPHDHQHVLGFFHEGDASHVEQAIDAALGAKEAWENLAWEQRAAIFLKAADLLAGPYRAKINAATMLGQSKNAMQAEIDAACEFIDFLRFNVQYMTEIYAQQPPVSGNGVWNRLEQRPLEGFVFALTPFNFTAIAGNLPASAAMMGNTIVWKPAYTQIYSANVLMQVFKEAGVPAGVINLIYVDGPVAGDVIFKHPDFAGIHFTGSTGVFQHIWKTIGTNIQQYKSYPRIVGETGGKDFVIAHKSAIPKAVAVGLARGAFEYQGQKCSAASRAYIPSNIWGEVKEALLTDLADMKMGGTEDFTNFINAVIDEKSFDKIAKYIDNAKANPAVEIIAGGKYDKSKGYFIEPTVIVTQDPMYTTMCEEIFGPVLTIYVYDSERFEEALELVDQTSPYALTGAIFSQDRYAVELATTRLRNAAGNFYINDKPTGAVVGQQPFGGARASGTNDKAGSMINLLRWVSPRTIKETFVSPEDYRYPFLENDL from the coding sequence ATGCTCAAAGGTTTTTTTAATGTACCTACTCCGGTAAATGAACCGGTAAAAGCTTATGCTCCGGGAAGCCCCGAGAGAAAGGAATTGCAAGCGGCACTTGAAAGTGCTAGATCACAACAAGTTGATGTACCGATGTACATCGGTTCGGATGAGATCCGGACAGGCAATACCCATAAACTATCTCCTCCGCACGATCACCAACATGTGTTGGGTTTCTTTCACGAAGGGGATGCTTCCCATGTGGAGCAGGCAATAGATGCTGCGCTTGGTGCCAAAGAAGCTTGGGAAAACTTAGCTTGGGAACAGAGAGCAGCTATTTTCTTGAAAGCTGCAGATCTTTTGGCAGGGCCCTATCGTGCCAAAATCAATGCGGCAACCATGCTTGGTCAGTCCAAGAACGCCATGCAGGCAGAGATCGATGCAGCATGTGAGTTTATAGACTTCTTACGCTTCAATGTGCAGTACATGACTGAAATCTATGCGCAACAGCCTCCTGTTTCAGGAAATGGCGTGTGGAATAGGCTGGAACAGCGGCCATTGGAAGGGTTTGTGTTTGCGTTGACTCCGTTCAACTTTACCGCCATCGCGGGTAATCTTCCTGCGTCTGCCGCGATGATGGGAAATACCATCGTATGGAAACCTGCTTATACCCAGATCTATTCTGCAAATGTGTTGATGCAAGTATTCAAAGAAGCCGGAGTTCCTGCCGGTGTGATCAACTTGATTTACGTGGATGGGCCGGTTGCGGGGGATGTTATTTTTAAGCACCCTGATTTTGCCGGAATTCACTTTACAGGCTCCACTGGTGTGTTTCAGCATATTTGGAAGACTATCGGAACAAACATACAGCAGTACAAATCTTATCCGAGGATTGTCGGTGAGACTGGCGGAAAAGACTTTGTGATCGCTCACAAATCTGCAATTCCAAAAGCTGTGGCTGTAGGACTTGCCCGCGGTGCTTTTGAATATCAAGGACAAAAGTGCTCTGCTGCTTCCCGTGCCTACATCCCTTCTAATATTTGGGGAGAAGTGAAAGAAGCTTTGTTGACAGATCTTGCGGATATGAAAATGGGCGGCACGGAAGACTTTACCAACTTTATCAATGCGGTGATTGACGAGAAGTCTTTTGATAAAATCGCCAAATACATTGACAATGCGAAAGCGAATCCTGCGGTAGAAATCATCGCCGGGGGTAAGTATGACAAGTCAAAAGGCTATTTCATAGAGCCAACAGTGATTGTGACTCAGGATCCAATGTACACTACGATGTGCGAAGAGATCTTTGGCCCTGTGTTGACCATCTATGTGTATGATTCGGAGCGATTTGAAGAGGCATTGGAATTAGTAGATCAGACTTCACCTTATGCATTGACAGGTGCAATTTTCTCACAGGATCGCTATGCAGTCGAATTGGCAACTACAAGATTGAGAAATGCAGCGGGTAACTTCTACATCAACGACAAGCCAACAGGTGCAGTGGTAGGACAGCAGCCGTTTGGCGGAGCCAGAGCTTCGGGAACCAACGACAAAGCCGGTTCTATGATCAACTTGCTGCGTTGGGTTTCTCCTCGTACGATTAAAGAAACATTTGTTTCTCCGGAGGATTACCGATATCCTTTTTTGGAAAATGACCTTTGA
- a CDS encoding DUF4221 family protein yields the protein MLLIQMHDDQDNFKTVGNDHYQVVNKPFDIFDEEKSLNMDYRSWVVQFDLDHGWICSTDFGTPLGHEFANSTSSVDLTSVYNPDEDSFYLMFAPSDSLYQIKNCVVERRFKLSSVKPFTYLPGFYEKNGRNRSWRNNPKSASNISLTYDPVNKLYLRVVLVDVEETQPEETDILLRQGLNRNTYLMLIYDQEWNLKAEVELFYDVGQSFGEIIAAKEGLFITKPEQKSEDEYEFYKIDLSRFADK from the coding sequence ATGTTGTTAATCCAGATGCATGATGATCAGGATAATTTCAAAACAGTTGGGAACGATCATTATCAGGTTGTTAATAAGCCGTTCGATATTTTTGACGAGGAGAAGAGTTTGAATATGGATTATAGAAGCTGGGTTGTACAGTTTGATTTAGATCATGGGTGGATATGCTCAACAGATTTTGGCACTCCTCTGGGTCATGAATTTGCTAATAGTACCTCTTCAGTAGATTTAACATCAGTTTATAATCCTGATGAAGATAGCTTTTACTTGATGTTTGCACCTTCTGATTCCTTGTATCAAATCAAAAACTGTGTGGTGGAAAGGCGGTTTAAACTATCATCGGTTAAACCCTTTACTTATTTACCCGGGTTTTATGAAAAAAACGGTAGGAATAGGAGTTGGAGAAATAACCCAAAATCGGCGTCGAATATTTCTTTAACCTATGATCCGGTCAACAAATTATATTTAAGAGTTGTATTGGTAGATGTGGAAGAAACCCAGCCGGAAGAGACTGATATTCTATTGAGGCAGGGGCTCAATAGAAATACCTATTTGATGTTGATTTATGATCAAGAATGGAATTTAAAAGCTGAAGTGGAATTGTTTTACGATGTAGGGCAATCCTTTGGGGAAATAATTGCAGCCAAAGAAGGACTCTTCATAACCAAACCCGAACAAAAATCAGAAGATGAATACGAGTTTTATAAGATTGACCTGAGTCGATTTGCTGATAAATAG
- the fabG gene encoding 3-oxoacyl-[acyl-carrier-protein] reductase: MGLLSGKTALITGASKGIGRAIAIRYAQEGANVAFTFLSSVEKGQALQAELAEFGIKAKGYRSDASDFKAAEELVNNVVAEFGTLDILINNAGITRDNLIMRMTEEAWDEVIGINLKSCFNTVKAANRTMMKAKSGSIINITSVVGVKGNAGQANYAASKAGIIGFTKSVALELGSRNIRCNAVAPGFIETEMTAVLDEKTVQGWRDGIPMKRGGKPEEVADACVFLGSDMSSYISGQVLQVNGAMHT; encoded by the coding sequence ATGGGATTACTTTCAGGAAAAACGGCATTGATCACCGGCGCATCTAAAGGCATCGGAAGAGCAATAGCTATCAGATATGCACAAGAGGGCGCAAATGTCGCCTTTACTTTTTTGTCAAGTGTAGAAAAAGGCCAAGCACTGCAAGCAGAACTGGCAGAATTTGGCATCAAAGCCAAAGGTTACAGGTCTGATGCTTCGGACTTCAAAGCTGCTGAAGAGCTGGTGAATAATGTAGTAGCTGAATTCGGTACGTTGGATATTTTGATCAATAATGCCGGTATCACCCGTGACAATCTAATCATGCGAATGACCGAAGAAGCATGGGATGAAGTGATCGGAATCAACCTAAAGTCATGCTTCAACACCGTAAAAGCAGCGAATAGAACGATGATGAAAGCTAAATCCGGTTCTATCATCAATATCACTTCTGTAGTTGGCGTAAAAGGAAATGCCGGACAGGCAAATTATGCTGCTTCAAAGGCAGGAATTATAGGTTTCACTAAGTCTGTGGCTCTGGAATTAGGCTCTAGAAATATCAGATGCAATGCTGTTGCCCCCGGATTTATCGAAACTGAAATGACCGCAGTGCTGGATGAAAAAACTGTACAGGGCTGGAGAGATGGCATTCCTATGAAGCGGGGTGGCAAACCGGAAGAAGTGGCTGACGCTTGTGTATTCTTGGGATCTGACATGAGCAGCTACATCTCAGGGCAAGTGCTACAGGTAAACGGCGCGATGCATACTTGA
- the lpdA gene encoding dihydrolipoyl dehydrogenase, with protein sequence MSSTKFDVIVVGSGPGGYVAAIRASQLGLKTAVVEAAELGGICLNWGCIPTKALLKSAQVFEYINHAADYGINVKEASADFTGIVKRSRGVADGMSKGVTFLMKKNKIEVIKGWGKIQPGKKVEVEDKDGKKTVYSADNVIIATGARSRELPSMKIDKKKIIGYREAMTLDKMPKKMVVVGSGAIGIEFAYFYAAMGTEVTIVEFLDRIVPVEDVEVSKTLEKLYKKAGMTIMTSSEVTAVDTKGTGCKVTVKTAKGEETLECDIVLSAAGVVSNLESIGLEDVGILVDKGKIKVDEYYKTNMPGYYAIGDVIPGPALAHVASAEGIICVEKIAGQNPEPLDYGNIPGCTYCSPEIASVGMTEAKAKEAGYELRIGKFPFSASGKASAAGAKDGFVKLVFDKKYGELLGAHMIGYNVTEMIAEIVAIRKLETTGHELIKTVHPHPTMSEAIMEAAAAAYDEVIHL encoded by the coding sequence ATGTCTTCGACAAAATTTGATGTGATCGTGGTGGGTAGTGGACCTGGCGGCTATGTGGCCGCTATTCGTGCTTCCCAACTCGGTCTAAAAACTGCCGTAGTGGAAGCTGCGGAATTGGGTGGTATTTGCCTTAACTGGGGTTGTATTCCCACCAAAGCCTTGTTGAAAAGTGCTCAGGTATTTGAGTACATCAATCATGCTGCGGACTACGGTATTAATGTAAAAGAAGCCAGCGCTGATTTTACCGGTATCGTCAAAAGAAGCCGAGGTGTTGCAGACGGAATGAGTAAGGGAGTTACCTTCCTTATGAAAAAAAATAAGATCGAAGTGATCAAGGGGTGGGGTAAAATCCAGCCTGGTAAGAAGGTCGAAGTGGAGGATAAGGACGGAAAGAAAACCGTCTATTCCGCGGATAATGTCATCATCGCGACGGGAGCCAGGTCACGTGAACTTCCTTCCATGAAGATCGATAAGAAAAAGATTATCGGATACCGTGAAGCGATGACCTTGGATAAGATGCCTAAGAAAATGGTGGTAGTAGGTTCTGGAGCTATCGGAATTGAATTTGCCTATTTCTATGCGGCCATGGGCACTGAAGTGACTATCGTGGAATTTTTGGATAGAATCGTACCGGTAGAAGATGTGGAAGTTTCCAAAACCTTGGAAAAACTATATAAAAAAGCAGGCATGACCATCATGACTTCTTCGGAAGTTACGGCTGTAGATACCAAAGGAACGGGCTGCAAAGTGACTGTAAAAACTGCTAAAGGCGAAGAAACCTTGGAATGTGATATTGTTCTTTCTGCCGCGGGTGTTGTTTCCAATCTTGAGAGCATTGGACTGGAAGACGTGGGAATTTTGGTGGATAAAGGCAAAATCAAAGTTGACGAGTATTACAAAACAAATATGCCCGGCTACTATGCCATAGGTGATGTGATCCCCGGGCCAGCTTTGGCCCACGTTGCTTCGGCTGAGGGAATCATTTGTGTAGAAAAAATCGCAGGTCAGAATCCCGAACCATTGGATTATGGAAACATTCCAGGTTGTACCTACTGCTCTCCTGAGATTGCCTCTGTAGGTATGACGGAAGCTAAAGCCAAGGAAGCAGGATACGAGTTGAGAATCGGCAAATTTCCATTCTCTGCATCCGGCAAAGCTTCGGCAGCAGGAGCAAAAGACGGATTTGTAAAACTGGTATTTGACAAAAAATACGGAGAATTACTCGGAGCGCATATGATAGGATACAATGTCACAGAAATGATCGCTGAGATCGTGGCTATCCGTAAACTGGAAACCACAGGTCATGAATTGATCAAAACCGTGCATCCTCACCCTACCATGTCAGAAGCGATTATGGAGGCTGCCGCTGCTGCATATGATGAGGTGATCCACCTTTGA
- a CDS encoding RNA polymerase sigma factor, whose protein sequence is MQEEQLIAGLRAKDRKTTEYLYDKYSRALYAVISRIIFDKDIAEEVFHDSFVKITRKIDHYDESKGRLYTWMANICRNSAIDKLRSKEISQSGKTNTIDDFVYGMESQSGTQEQIDGIGVRELMIDLNDDQKFIVEYIYFKGYTHSEVSEEFEIPLGTVKSRVRAAIQVLKKNVARI, encoded by the coding sequence TTGCAAGAAGAACAACTCATCGCCGGTCTACGGGCAAAGGACAGAAAGACCACAGAGTATTTGTATGACAAATATTCTAGGGCTCTTTATGCGGTGATCTCAAGAATTATTTTTGATAAAGACATAGCAGAGGAGGTTTTTCATGATTCCTTTGTGAAAATCACCAGAAAGATAGATCATTATGACGAGTCAAAAGGGCGTTTATACACCTGGATGGCCAATATTTGTCGGAATTCAGCCATAGATAAACTCCGCTCCAAAGAAATTTCACAGTCTGGTAAGACCAACACGATAGATGATTTCGTATATGGAATGGAAAGCCAATCAGGCACACAGGAGCAAATAGACGGGATAGGAGTGAGGGAGTTGATGATCGATCTCAATGATGACCAAAAGTTTATAGTAGAGTATATTTACTTCAAGGGATATACGCATTCGGAGGTTTCGGAGGAATTCGAAATACCTCTAGGTACCGTCAAGTCTAGGGTGAGAGCGGCAATACAAGTGTTGAAAAAAAATGTAGCAAGAATCTAG
- a CDS encoding anti-sigma factor domain-containing protein — MDIQSYISSGKLELFLLGELTEREREEVLSLAKTYPEIQKELDELEETMFSFDDMTGASPSQEVKNKIFNTLESDFILKAAPEPAAIPEGAKVVPISSPWKPFAIAASIAAIVASGAAFYYADKYKERNEQFTALLQDQSVMADNLNQVKQEYEQKDSQLDKIVAGYLKRVEMRGEGFEMQKDAKVDVFWDPNAQEVFVAVNNLNDLSAEYDYQLWAIGDDGPVGIGLVNSGEKLTLQQMESVVQAGAFAITIEPKGGSEAPTLEKLVVLGEVA; from the coding sequence GTGGATATTCAATCTTACATATCGTCAGGTAAACTGGAACTTTTCCTTTTGGGAGAGTTGACGGAGCGGGAGCGTGAGGAGGTATTGAGCCTGGCTAAGACGTATCCCGAGATTCAAAAAGAACTGGATGAATTGGAAGAGACTATGTTCTCGTTCGATGACATGACAGGAGCATCACCATCCCAAGAAGTAAAAAATAAGATTTTCAATACCTTAGAAAGTGACTTTATTCTAAAGGCGGCACCGGAACCAGCTGCTATACCGGAAGGGGCTAAAGTGGTGCCGATCAGTAGTCCTTGGAAACCATTTGCCATCGCAGCGTCTATCGCCGCCATCGTAGCTTCAGGAGCTGCATTCTACTATGCTGACAAGTATAAGGAAAGAAATGAGCAGTTTACCGCTTTACTGCAGGATCAAAGCGTAATGGCGGACAATCTGAATCAGGTGAAGCAGGAATATGAACAAAAGGATTCACAACTTGATAAGATAGTTGCTGGCTACTTGAAGCGTGTAGAGATGAGAGGAGAAGGTTTTGAAATGCAGAAAGATGCTAAAGTAGATGTCTTCTGGGATCCAAATGCGCAAGAAGTCTTTGTGGCAGTGAATAACTTGAATGACCTTAGCGCTGAGTACGATTACCAGCTTTGGGCAATCGGAGATGACGGTCCCGTAGGTATTGGTCTTGTGAATTCAGGCGAAAAGCTGACTTTGCAGCAAATGGAATCAGTGGTTCAAGCAGGTGCGTTTGCAATCACTATAGAACCAAAAGGCGGATCCGAAGCACCTACACTCGAAAAGCTGGTGGTGTTGGGTGAAGTGGCATAA
- a CDS encoding DUF2721 domain-containing protein, with amino-acid sequence MELQLSTPALLFSAITLLMLAYTNRFLAIANLIRGLHKKFIEAPDEGIIVDQIHNLRKRLTLIKNMQLFGVFSFLLCVICMYLLFLGITQAANWVFVGSMLSLLISLGLSLIEIQISTKALNLELADMEEIFRKRSGGLDFIFRKDSKKDEE; translated from the coding sequence ATGGAACTTCAACTCTCTACGCCGGCATTGCTTTTTTCAGCCATCACATTGTTGATGCTGGCTTATACCAACCGTTTTTTGGCTATAGCCAATCTCATTCGTGGTCTACATAAGAAGTTTATTGAAGCTCCTGATGAGGGTATTATCGTAGATCAAATTCATAATCTCAGAAAAAGGCTCACACTCATCAAAAACATGCAGCTATTTGGAGTTTTTAGTTTCTTATTGTGTGTGATTTGTATGTATTTGCTATTTCTGGGGATCACTCAGGCAGCCAATTGGGTGTTTGTAGGCAGTATGTTGTCTTTGTTGATTTCACTGGGGCTTTCGCTTATAGAAATCCAGATATCTACCAAAGCTTTGAATCTGGAATTGGCAGACATGGAGGAAATATTCAGAAAACGAAGCGGTGGACTTGATTTTATATTTAGAAAAGATTCGAAAAAGGATGAAGAATAA
- a CDS encoding glycerophosphodiester phosphodiesterase family protein: MKNKILWIAFLLLACGSCSQKQVEQQAVQTVESTVELAVNNHIQVNGIEEARDFYTWTSDRIPMVSAHRGGPYPGFPENAIETFANVVKYTPTIIELDVAMTKDSVLVLMHDDKLDRTTTGSGLISDATYEEIQALFLKDEDGTITDFKVPTLEEALIWSRGKALLTVDIKQSVPYEKIIEAVRKTVSEAHVALIAYSFAAAKKLHRMAPELMLSVTIRNEEEIERFEETGIPWTRVIAFTGVTERPQEFNKALHEKGVFTILGVLGNLDKSAIAHGDQLYASFVQKGADILATDRPIEAAAAIKTLEPSKSNKSKYFKK, translated from the coding sequence ATGAAGAATAAAATTCTGTGGATTGCATTTCTACTTCTTGCATGCGGTTCATGTAGCCAAAAGCAGGTAGAACAGCAAGCGGTTCAAACCGTTGAATCTACTGTAGAATTAGCGGTAAACAACCACATCCAAGTAAACGGAATAGAGGAAGCTCGGGATTTTTATACCTGGACTTCGGATCGAATTCCTATGGTGTCGGCACATCGGGGAGGGCCTTATCCGGGGTTCCCCGAGAATGCTATCGAGACCTTTGCCAATGTGGTAAAATACACCCCAACGATTATTGAGTTAGATGTGGCAATGACCAAAGACAGTGTTTTGGTGCTGATGCATGATGATAAACTGGATAGAACCACGACAGGAAGTGGTCTGATTTCTGACGCAACTTACGAGGAGATTCAGGCTCTTTTTCTCAAAGATGAAGATGGAACGATTACAGATTTCAAAGTCCCGACCTTGGAAGAGGCGCTAATCTGGTCAAGGGGCAAAGCACTTTTGACTGTAGATATTAAGCAATCGGTTCCTTATGAAAAAATCATTGAGGCAGTTCGGAAAACGGTGTCAGAAGCGCATGTGGCACTGATCGCCTATTCTTTTGCGGCAGCTAAAAAACTGCATCGTATGGCTCCAGAACTGATGCTATCAGTTACCATTCGAAACGAGGAAGAGATTGAGAGATTTGAGGAAACGGGGATTCCCTGGACTAGAGTGATTGCTTTTACGGGAGTAACGGAACGTCCGCAGGAATTCAACAAAGCCCTACACGAAAAGGGGGTGTTTACTATTTTGGGTGTACTGGGTAATTTGGACAAAAGTGCCATTGCGCATGGAGATCAACTGTATGCAAGTTTTGTGCAAAAAGGAGCAGATATTTTGGCAACTGATCGGCCAATTGAGGCTGCAGCTGCCATCAAGACTTTGGAGCCATCAAAAAGCAATAAATCGAAATATTTCAAGAAATGA
- a CDS encoding low specificity L-threonine aldolase — protein sequence MIIDLRSDTVTRPTTGMKDAMFAAQVGDDVFGEDPTVNALEIKAAQLFGMEAAMYCPSGTMTNQIAIRLHTRIQAEVICHKHSHIYLYEGGGIMSNSLASVKLLDGDLGKITAGDIRLAINPDDIHAPETSMVSLENTMNKGGGSIYTLNEVKPIQEVCEAHGLKFHLDGARLFNALVETGESPADWGAQFDTISICLSKGLGCPVGSLLLGSKPDIRRARKIRKVWGGGMRQAGFLAAAGIYALDNHVQRLKEDHVRARTLGKMLLKLQFVPEVYPVTTNIVIARLDGVSPEVFLKMLSDKGIKAVKFGTDLIRFVTHLDFGDDQLTELERRIYGL from the coding sequence ATGATTATTGATCTGAGAAGTGATACTGTCACCCGGCCTACGACTGGGATGAAGGATGCCATGTTTGCTGCACAAGTAGGGGATGATGTCTTTGGTGAAGATCCTACCGTGAATGCCCTGGAGATCAAAGCTGCCCAACTTTTTGGCATGGAGGCAGCGATGTATTGCCCCTCCGGTACCATGACCAACCAGATCGCTATCCGTCTTCATACGCGTATTCAGGCAGAAGTAATTTGCCATAAGCATTCCCATATCTATCTCTATGAAGGTGGGGGGATTATGTCCAATTCCTTGGCATCTGTGAAGTTACTTGACGGGGATTTGGGCAAAATCACCGCCGGGGATATAAGATTGGCAATCAATCCAGATGATATCCATGCTCCTGAGACAAGCATGGTTTCTCTCGAAAATACGATGAATAAGGGCGGAGGCAGTATTTATACGCTTAATGAGGTAAAGCCAATTCAGGAGGTTTGTGAGGCACATGGCTTGAAATTTCACTTAGATGGTGCAAGGCTCTTTAACGCATTGGTAGAAACCGGTGAAAGTCCGGCGGATTGGGGCGCTCAGTTTGATACGATTTCTATATGTTTGAGCAAGGGGTTAGGCTGTCCTGTAGGATCTCTTCTTTTGGGCTCAAAACCGGATATCAGAAGAGCTAGGAAAATCAGGAAAGTATGGGGTGGGGGAATGAGACAGGCTGGGTTTTTGGCAGCGGCAGGAATTTATGCCTTAGATAATCATGTACAGCGTCTCAAGGAAGATCATGTGCGGGCTAGAACATTGGGGAAAATGCTCTTGAAATTGCAGTTTGTGCCTGAGGTTTATCCTGTGACCACCAATATTGTGATTGCTAGACTTGATGGTGTTTCACCCGAGGTTTTTTTAAAAATGCTATCGGATAAAGGTATCAAAGCTGTCAAATTCGGAACTGATTTGATAAGATTTGTGACACATCTAGATTTTGGGGACGATCAATTGACGGAGCTGGAACGGAGGATTTACGGGTTGTAG
- a CDS encoding ROK family protein, with the protein MEKAILGLDIGGTGIKGGVLINGHLEDIRSIATPAKESKAFILETIAEFIETYSIYDLAGIGVGIPGLVDVREGIVLGLSNIPAFQHVELKKFLFERFSKPVFINNDANCFASGVHKFGVGQKFNHLVGLTLGTGIGGGIVINGHLYSGVNSAAGEWCSANYLDHDFEHYCSGKFFEKYYHSKPKTLAKLALTGDPVALRAFEEFGHHLGELIKHILYALAPEAVVLGGSIRKTYPLFKKSLYQSLSTFKYPTVIEKFEILLSEMDETAIHGAVALVELENEVVNN; encoded by the coding sequence ATGGAAAAAGCCATTTTGGGATTAGACATAGGAGGCACCGGGATTAAAGGTGGCGTGCTAATTAATGGACATCTAGAGGATATCCGATCCATTGCTACACCTGCAAAAGAAAGTAAAGCATTTATTTTAGAGACTATCGCAGAGTTCATTGAAACCTATTCTATCTATGATTTAGCGGGAATCGGTGTAGGAATTCCTGGGTTGGTGGATGTGCGGGAAGGCATAGTTTTAGGACTATCAAATATCCCTGCTTTCCAGCATGTAGAACTAAAAAAGTTTCTTTTTGAGAGATTTTCAAAACCAGTCTTCATAAATAATGACGCCAATTGCTTTGCATCGGGTGTACATAAATTCGGCGTCGGTCAAAAATTCAACCATCTGGTTGGACTTACCCTAGGTACGGGAATTGGAGGAGGCATCGTTATCAACGGCCACCTATATAGTGGGGTTAATTCTGCAGCAGGAGAATGGTGTAGTGCCAATTATTTAGACCATGATTTTGAGCATTATTGTAGTGGTAAATTTTTCGAAAAATATTATCACAGCAAGCCTAAAACATTAGCAAAGTTAGCATTGACGGGAGATCCTGTGGCATTGAGGGCTTTTGAAGAATTTGGTCATCATCTAGGCGAGCTTATCAAGCACATACTATATGCACTGGCACCTGAAGCAGTAGTCTTGGGTGGCTCAATCAGAAAAACATACCCTCTTTTCAAAAAATCACTCTACCAATCGCTTTCCACATTCAAATACCCTACAGTCATTGAGAAATTTGAAATTTTGCTTTCTGAGATGGATGAAACAGCAATACACGGTGCTGTGGCCTTAGTAGAACTGGAAAATGAAGTAGTAAACAATTAA